From a region of the Candidatus Brocadia sp. genome:
- a CDS encoding phospholipase D-like domain-containing protein: protein MAIEMQFFLSPPIGGSSYSVTELYGPKASNIFSDGIKIRINNYSSQNTLKAICKSKLYVTKINNEYELKFELVEKIEVPGFENISAFIYSGVKNLTDAFKEAAFNNLKSPQKLMFQRKLIRNRDEYFDAIVADDNSFYDLNPWDEIWPPPIIAIPSEEITFRIETTRVKREFSFNGSSIKFNNMDPLFFWEEIISNNSFTISEQDKTLINNTLLNNNLQRGIIELRDEFNCPITSDSSNDLFELTTDVALHFRKSDGTTLTMIRGTELVRGSVVVEGAATANIKISGKKSTGDLLNTEDDKFFFQERINQKNTSIEVDLMFTPPNHMIVYVFKPADWFAEQDVNINEFTNGYPTDPPAGRRVLRRYTEGNKADYLIDGFEYFADLSSAIGKIIQGSDSDNQFIHIAGWAFYTNLVLKDLTSNFNGTNYSDGYGTDYQMLVDSNPNNKLLTLLSNYANNLVILFYDPDTIPFWNQDSEADALENALMGWQIHQTRWRRDDKVSNTSAIHMKVITIKNANNLIGYCGGMDLWPNRLTDGSHEFARDEEWAVHDVTIKVEGLATNELDLVLYQRWADHRTFSVRPTAAFSAPSDASAMPIGKHIIQVARTTPKDPQMALGPNNYSFAENGDYTIWNTIQQAVQNARHYIYIEDQYFNSDALIPLLTTAISRVEFVIIVIPLRNWTNNTPGEPDARDRLRAIRNSVGVGEQVFNAKVRICFLEVAVGRNIYVHTKLQIIDDIFVSCGSANLDSRGLGVKLDNNNRSIIRSDTCSQECNVMIIDEKVDASGAREFAKNLRTRLWAEHLGLKASDPYLQDPLIAFNKYWRSSNKTHHVRFLQIDGV, encoded by the coding sequence ATGGCTATTGAGATGCAATTTTTCCTATCACCTCCGATAGGGGGTTCTTCATATAGTGTAACCGAGCTATATGGTCCCAAAGCTTCCAATATCTTTTCTGACGGTATAAAAATTAGAATCAACAACTATTCTTCTCAGAATACCCTTAAAGCAATCTGTAAGAGTAAATTGTATGTAACAAAAATTAATAATGAGTATGAATTAAAGTTTGAGCTTGTTGAAAAAATTGAGGTTCCTGGGTTTGAAAATATATCGGCTTTCATTTATTCAGGTGTAAAGAATTTAACTGATGCTTTTAAGGAAGCTGCCTTCAATAATCTTAAATCGCCACAAAAATTAATGTTTCAACGAAAATTGATTAGAAACCGTGATGAATATTTTGATGCTATTGTCGCTGACGATAATAGTTTTTATGACTTAAACCCTTGGGATGAAATTTGGCCTCCTCCTATTATTGCTATACCATCCGAAGAAATAACATTCAGAATTGAAACAACTCGAGTTAAGCGAGAATTTTCATTCAACGGTTCTTCAATAAAATTCAACAATATGGATCCTTTATTTTTCTGGGAAGAAATAATTAGCAATAATTCCTTTACTATTTCCGAGCAGGACAAGACCTTAATTAATAATACGCTACTTAACAATAACCTCCAGAGAGGTATTATAGAATTGAGAGATGAATTTAACTGTCCAATAACATCTGATTCAAGTAATGATCTATTCGAGTTAACCACTGATGTGGCTTTACATTTTAGAAAATCTGATGGAACAACTCTTACCATGATAAGAGGCACTGAACTAGTGAGAGGCTCCGTTGTTGTTGAAGGTGCCGCAACAGCTAATATTAAAATTTCCGGTAAAAAAAGTACCGGAGATTTGTTAAATACTGAGGATGATAAATTTTTTTTTCAAGAAAGAATTAATCAAAAGAATACGTCTATTGAAGTCGATTTAATGTTTACGCCACCGAATCACATGATAGTTTATGTTTTTAAACCAGCTGACTGGTTTGCTGAACAAGACGTAAATATAAACGAATTCACTAACGGTTATCCTACAGATCCACCGGCTGGAAGAAGAGTATTGAGGCGGTATACAGAAGGAAATAAAGCTGATTATCTTATAGACGGATTCGAGTATTTTGCTGATTTAAGTTCTGCTATTGGAAAAATTATTCAGGGCAGTGATTCTGACAATCAATTTATTCATATTGCTGGATGGGCATTCTATACAAACCTTGTATTGAAAGATCTGACAAGTAATTTTAATGGCACAAACTATAGTGATGGTTACGGAACTGATTATCAAATGCTTGTCGATAGCAACCCAAATAATAAACTTTTAACCTTATTAAGTAATTATGCAAATAATTTAGTTATTTTATTTTATGACCCTGATACTATACCTTTCTGGAACCAAGATTCTGAAGCAGATGCTCTTGAAAATGCATTGATGGGCTGGCAAATCCATCAAACTCGTTGGCGACGTGATGATAAGGTGAGTAATACCTCTGCCATACATATGAAAGTCATTACCATTAAAAATGCGAATAATTTGATTGGTTATTGTGGAGGAATGGATCTTTGGCCGAACAGGCTTACTGACGGTTCCCACGAATTTGCAAGAGATGAAGAGTGGGCAGTGCATGATGTTACAATAAAAGTGGAAGGTTTAGCAACAAACGAACTTGATCTTGTTTTATATCAAAGATGGGCTGACCATAGAACCTTCAGCGTGAGACCTACTGCTGCATTCAGCGCGCCATCAGATGCATCCGCAATGCCAATAGGAAAACATATAATTCAAGTGGCAAGGACAACACCGAAGGATCCTCAAATGGCTTTGGGACCAAATAATTATTCATTTGCTGAAAACGGGGATTACACAATATGGAATACAATACAGCAGGCTGTCCAGAACGCAAGGCATTATATTTATATAGAAGATCAATATTTCAACAGCGATGCATTAATACCATTGCTCACAACTGCAATTAGCAGAGTAGAATTTGTTATTATTGTAATTCCCCTGAGGAATTGGACAAATAATACCCCGGGTGAACCAGATGCGCGAGATCGGCTGAGAGCTATCAGAAATAGTGTTGGTGTTGGAGAACAAGTTTTTAACGCAAAGGTCAGGATTTGCTTTTTAGAAGTTGCGGTAGGGAGAAATATCTATGTGCATACAAAACTCCAAATCATAGATGATATTTTTGTTTCATGCGGAAGTGCTAATTTGGATAGCCGTGGTCTTGGTGTTAAGCTTGATAATAACAATCGTAGTATTATTAGGTCGGATACATGCAGTCAAGAATGTAACGTTATGATTATAGATGAAAAAGTCGATGCAAGCGGTGCGAGGGAATTTGCTAAAAATTTACGCACAAGATTGTGGGCGGAGCATTTAGGCTTAAAAGCTTCAGATCCCTATCTTCAAGACCCTTTAATAGCTTTTAACAAATACTGGAGAAGTAGCAACAAGACACATCATGTTCGCTTTTTACAAATAGATGGAGTTTGA
- a CDS encoding type II toxin-antitoxin system RelE/ParE family toxin: MKKSARKELDNISNPFFLKIDEAILALKNNPHPYPQSKKLKGEDKYRLRVGDFRVIYTVDEKQKIISIYRIRHRKDIYR, translated from the coding sequence ATGAAAAAATCGGCAAGGAAGGAACTTGATAATATCTCCAACCCCTTCTTCTTAAAAATTGACGAGGCAATCTTAGCTCTAAAAAATAATCCACATCCTTATCCTCAATCTAAAAAATTAAAAGGCGAAGATAAGTACAGATTACGCGTGGGTGACTTCAGGGTAATTTACACCGTTGATGAAAAGCAAAAAATTATCTCAATATATCGCATTAGACATCGTAAAGACATCTACCGATAA
- a CDS encoding UPF0175 family protein: protein MATLTIEYPDEILVLLKETKDDFSHELKTAAAVKLYELGKLSSGKAARLAGMDRISFLRTQGKYQVSISTLEEFKEDMRIDID from the coding sequence ATGGCAACATTAACAATCGAATATCCAGATGAAATCTTGGTATTATTAAAAGAAACAAAAGACGATTTTTCTCATGAATTAAAAACAGCCGCAGCCGTAAAGCTTTATGAGCTTGGCAAGCTGTCATCTGGTAAGGCGGCACGGCTTGCAGGTATGGATAGGATTTCTTTTCTGAGAACACAGGGCAAATACCAGGTATCTATTTCAACATTAGAAGAATTTAAAGAGGATATGCGAATTGACATCGACTAA
- the cimA gene encoding citramalate synthase, with product MNRIFIYDTTLRDGSQGEGISFSLQDKLVITLKLDDLGIDYIEGGYPLANPKDESYFKEVKSLKLRHAKIAAFGSTRRADKRVEDDKNIHALLMADTPVVAIVGKSWDFQVRNVLKVSLEENLRMVADTIAYLKAKGKEVFFDAEHFFDGYKKNQEYAVKVLQAAQESGADALVLCDTNGGSLPAEIAEIVGVVREKIKGMLSVHVHNDGDLAVANTLAAVNQGVRQVQGTINGIGERCGNADLCSIIPNLVLKMGYHCLEDGGLRKLTEVSRYVYETANLLLRSNQPFVGTSAFAHKGGLHVNAIQKDKGTYEHIPPESVGNERKILISELSGSSTILAKVEKFHLTYDSKFMKDILEEVQSLENEGYQFESAEASFELLVRKKIGRYKTFFDLEGFRVIVEKRENGLPVTEATVKIKVNKIQELSASEGAGPVNALDSALRKALERFYPSLKDMKLVDYKVRVINPRSGTAAKVRVIIESQDKENIWNTVGVSENVIEASWYALVDSIEYKLLKEQEGKTKG from the coding sequence ATGAACAGGATATTTATTTACGACACGACACTACGGGATGGCAGCCAGGGCGAAGGGATTTCATTTTCTTTGCAGGACAAGCTGGTCATTACTTTGAAATTAGACGATCTTGGGATAGACTATATAGAAGGCGGTTACCCGCTAGCGAATCCCAAGGATGAATCCTATTTTAAGGAGGTAAAATCCCTGAAACTTCGACACGCCAAAATCGCTGCTTTTGGGAGTACACGGAGGGCAGATAAGCGTGTCGAGGATGATAAAAATATTCATGCACTGCTTATGGCGGATACGCCTGTGGTGGCCATTGTGGGAAAGAGCTGGGATTTTCAGGTAAGAAACGTATTAAAGGTCTCGCTCGAAGAAAATCTGCGGATGGTTGCCGATACCATTGCCTATCTGAAAGCAAAGGGCAAAGAGGTTTTTTTTGATGCCGAACATTTTTTTGATGGCTATAAAAAGAATCAGGAATATGCAGTAAAGGTTTTGCAGGCGGCTCAGGAGTCAGGCGCCGACGCCCTCGTGCTCTGTGATACGAATGGGGGAAGTTTACCGGCGGAAATAGCTGAGATTGTCGGAGTTGTCAGGGAAAAGATAAAGGGGATGCTCAGTGTACACGTCCACAACGATGGTGACCTTGCCGTAGCCAATACCCTTGCTGCCGTGAATCAGGGGGTCAGGCAAGTGCAGGGCACGATCAATGGGATTGGCGAGCGGTGCGGGAACGCAGACCTCTGCTCTATTATTCCCAATCTTGTCCTGAAGATGGGATATCACTGTCTGGAAGACGGGGGGCTGAGGAAACTAACGGAGGTGTCCAGGTATGTGTATGAGACGGCCAATTTACTTTTGCGCTCCAATCAGCCCTTTGTGGGGACGAGCGCCTTTGCCCACAAGGGCGGACTGCACGTCAATGCCATTCAGAAAGATAAAGGCACCTATGAACATATTCCACCGGAATCGGTAGGAAACGAAAGAAAGATCCTGATCTCCGAGCTTTCCGGTAGTTCTACAATCCTTGCCAAGGTAGAAAAATTTCATCTGACGTATGACAGCAAGTTCATGAAAGATATCCTTGAGGAGGTGCAAAGCCTGGAGAATGAAGGGTATCAGTTTGAATCGGCTGAGGCATCCTTTGAATTACTGGTGAGAAAGAAGATCGGCCGTTACAAAACCTTTTTTGACTTGGAAGGGTTTCGGGTGATTGTGGAGAAGAGGGAAAACGGATTGCCGGTAACGGAGGCGACGGTTAAGATTAAGGTGAACAAGATTCAGGAGCTTTCTGCAAGTGAGGGGGCAGGTCCGGTGAATGCCCTTGACTCCGCATTGCGCAAGGCGCTGGAGCGGTTCTATCCTTCGTTGAAGGATATGAAGCTGGTGGACTATAAAGTGCGCGTGATCAATCCCCGTTCGGGAACGGCTGCTAAGGTCAGGGTAATTATTGAGTCCCAGGATAAGGAAAATATCTGGAATACGGTTGGGGTGTCGGAAAATGTTATTGAAGCAAGCTGGTATGCCCTTGTGGATAGTATTGAGTATAAATTGTTAAAAGAGCAGGAAGGTAAGACGAAAGGATAG
- a CDS encoding radical SAM protein, which yields MSHPHQPHGKHPAGHPMPHMHGGHPVSPEQDSHPETIRETYTRIKDDTSGKSAIEYMKNMKNQLRLVFWETTVGCNLECVHCRRLDVSTTLAKDDMTTKEALAFVDAIVEAGRPILVLSGGEPLFRPDIFEIAKYAVSKGLSVALATNGTLVDDQTAKNIVDAGIARVSISFDGADAKTHDEFRKIPGSFERSIAGFKRLKNLGMSMQINCTIAKHNVHQVDDLYNLALKLGADALHIFMLVPVGCGVQIADDQMLHPQKYEEVLNHFYDLSKEAKIQTKATCAPHYFRIMRERAKEEGITISPKTHGMAAMTKGCLAGTGVCFVSHKGEVFPCGYLPVEAGHVKKQKFVDIWNDSPVFQKLRDPDLLEGKCGACEYKKVCEGCRARAFYDTGNYLAEEPYCIYQPKMAKAGK from the coding sequence ATGTCGCACCCACATCAGCCACACGGCAAACATCCAGCTGGCCATCCTATGCCCCACATGCATGGTGGCCACCCTGTATCACCAGAACAGGACAGCCACCCTGAAACAATACGGGAGACCTACACCCGCATCAAAGACGATACTTCCGGCAAATCTGCCATAGAATACATGAAAAATATGAAAAACCAGCTGCGCCTGGTTTTCTGGGAGACCACCGTTGGATGCAACCTGGAATGCGTCCATTGCCGCCGTTTAGACGTAAGCACTACCCTTGCCAAGGATGATATGACCACAAAAGAGGCGCTCGCCTTCGTAGATGCCATTGTCGAGGCAGGCAGGCCTATCCTGGTGCTCAGCGGCGGTGAACCGCTCTTCAGACCGGACATCTTCGAGATTGCAAAGTACGCCGTAAGCAAGGGGCTGAGCGTTGCGCTGGCAACAAACGGCACCCTCGTTGATGACCAAACGGCAAAGAATATCGTTGACGCGGGCATTGCCAGGGTTTCCATCAGTTTTGATGGCGCCGATGCCAAGACCCATGATGAATTCAGGAAAATACCCGGCTCGTTTGAACGGTCTATTGCCGGATTTAAACGCTTAAAAAACCTGGGCATGAGCATGCAAATCAACTGTACGATTGCAAAACACAACGTGCATCAGGTTGACGACCTTTACAACCTTGCCCTGAAACTGGGCGCTGACGCATTGCACATCTTTATGCTGGTGCCGGTAGGATGCGGAGTCCAGATTGCCGATGACCAGATGCTTCATCCCCAGAAATACGAGGAGGTGCTGAATCATTTCTACGACCTCTCAAAAGAGGCCAAGATTCAAACCAAGGCCACCTGTGCCCCCCACTATTTCCGCATCATGAGGGAACGCGCAAAGGAAGAGGGAATTACCATTTCGCCGAAAACCCACGGCATGGCGGCCATGACGAAGGGATGTCTGGCAGGCACCGGCGTGTGCTTCGTTTCCCACAAGGGGGAGGTCTTCCCGTGCGGGTACTTGCCGGTCGAGGCAGGTCACGTAAAGAAACAAAAATTTGTGGATATCTGGAATGATTCTCCGGTCTTTCAGAAATTACGCGATCCTGATTTATTGGAAGGCAAGTGCGGCGCCTGCGAGTACAAAAAGGTCTGTGAGGGTTGCAGGGCACGGGCATTTTACGATACGGGCAACTATCTGGCTGAGGAGCCTTACTGCATCTACCAGCCGAAGATGGCCAAGGCTGGTAAATAG
- a CDS encoding SUMF1/EgtB/PvdO family nonheme iron enzyme, producing the protein MKAKQCLRIVLASPGDVKEERKVMESVIDELNRGVAADRNLLLELSRWETDAYPGFHADGPQGLIDPILRIEDCDILLGIFWKRFGTPTRDAQSGTGHEIRTAIRGWRQNNRPQIMMYFKETPFFPQTTEEHEQFGLVIRFRNEFPKEGLYGTFQDVSQFERLARQHMSNFIRHEYKLTGAGAGWSLQRSETQDFMRNYCKRIQLKFSSMYFFGSQCQHAGKSGETFDHMASIDEGFVPLYLSDWQRVATGSDVEPLGIEDLFIDGFKEPRFLVRGLPGGGKTTLMRYLVHRFATLGAEGKKELIPVYLRLRDFCCAKNTLDEFVKQQINEDSDSPEMLDVLCDKRRFLEQPMALFLDGLDEIEDPETNKKIAGIMDAFAKKYPRCRIIVTSRPIGLKSEDYPGYRPLDLLPLDDLVMKEYLGKWFKDDTDKIDVLWKTFGDKPRIRALAANPFLLSMICFTFGIDDKAELIERRSQLYANCTRSLLDRPYDTDQRQTGKVHITYEEALGLLKDISLKFFLWQEADFDPDHVKVIGRSHPTAALPGKTDEVLDLLQRETGLIQRLKEGYTFVHRSLWEYFTALALLEKKQEFVIRHAANPDWEEVVRLYAGLLVQDDDVKALINGLWTINRPLALRVTTEVKASVDEIIQPLIEQEQGNQGKLLLIDSLEQSLPLVSEAERQNLVQETLRIMLLECGERDCEVIYRAQILLTNMELKPLEPGGILYELLDLEHAAERQRAFLNDPANCLEWIGVQGGTFLMGDDNHGDNERPAHQVKVDSFLMAKHPVTNRMLANFPLGKKYPNYGGDSHPAVSNTWFEAYYCALWLNARLPTEAEWEYAARGGESARRPQYYFGDNPEDLTSHAWFGEADKPHAHAVDEVNPHAGAENLNSLGLANMHGNVYEWCADWYDADYYKSSPKEEPKGPEKGSSRVMRGGSWTSVAQNCRSANRSSNAPDNRFNRVGIRLTRSVNP; encoded by the coding sequence ATGAAGGCAAAGCAGTGTCTTCGAATTGTGCTTGCGTCGCCGGGAGATGTAAAAGAAGAACGGAAGGTGATGGAGTCTGTCATTGACGAGTTAAACCGCGGTGTCGCCGCCGATCGCAATTTACTCCTGGAATTAAGCCGTTGGGAGACCGATGCCTATCCTGGGTTTCACGCCGATGGCCCTCAGGGACTCATTGATCCTATCTTACGTATTGAAGACTGCGATATTCTGCTTGGTATATTTTGGAAGCGCTTTGGTACGCCCACCCGCGATGCACAATCAGGGACGGGGCACGAGATCCGCACGGCCATCAGGGGCTGGCGGCAAAACAACCGCCCTCAGATAATGATGTACTTCAAAGAAACTCCGTTCTTTCCGCAGACTACGGAAGAGCATGAGCAGTTTGGGCTTGTCATACGATTCCGGAATGAATTTCCCAAAGAAGGTTTGTACGGGACGTTTCAGGATGTGTCTCAGTTCGAGCGGCTCGCAAGGCAACATATGTCAAACTTCATCCGTCATGAGTATAAACTTACCGGAGCAGGGGCGGGCTGGAGTCTGCAGAGAAGCGAAACTCAGGACTTCATGCGCAACTACTGCAAACGGATTCAGTTGAAATTTTCATCCATGTATTTCTTCGGCAGTCAGTGCCAGCATGCAGGCAAGAGCGGAGAGACGTTCGATCACATGGCCTCTATTGACGAGGGCTTTGTGCCGCTGTATTTAAGTGACTGGCAGAGAGTTGCCACAGGTAGTGATGTCGAGCCACTGGGGATAGAAGACCTGTTTATTGATGGATTTAAGGAACCCCGGTTTCTGGTGCGTGGACTGCCGGGAGGGGGCAAGACGACATTGATGCGCTATCTTGTCCACCGATTTGCCACCCTTGGAGCAGAAGGTAAAAAGGAACTGATACCGGTTTATTTGCGATTGCGTGATTTTTGTTGCGCCAAAAATACCCTGGATGAGTTTGTAAAACAGCAGATCAATGAGGATAGTGACAGTCCTGAAATGCTCGATGTTCTCTGTGATAAAAGGCGTTTTCTGGAACAGCCGATGGCGCTGTTCCTGGATGGCCTTGATGAAATTGAAGACCCGGAGACAAATAAAAAAATTGCCGGTATCATGGATGCGTTTGCGAAGAAATATCCTCGCTGCAGGATAATCGTCACTTCCCGTCCTATTGGGCTCAAATCAGAAGACTATCCGGGATACCGTCCCCTGGATTTACTGCCGTTGGACGATCTTGTGATGAAAGAATACCTGGGCAAATGGTTTAAAGACGACACGGATAAAATCGATGTCTTGTGGAAAACCTTCGGGGACAAACCGCGCATCCGCGCCCTGGCAGCCAACCCCTTCCTGCTGAGTATGATCTGCTTTACTTTTGGAATCGATGACAAGGCAGAACTGATTGAACGCCGTAGTCAGCTTTACGCAAACTGCACCCGCTCTTTGCTGGATCGTCCCTATGATACGGATCAAAGACAGACGGGAAAGGTTCACATTACGTATGAGGAGGCACTTGGTTTATTAAAGGATATCTCCTTAAAATTTTTTTTGTGGCAGGAGGCTGATTTCGACCCCGATCATGTGAAGGTTATTGGCCGGAGCCATCCAACCGCTGCCTTACCGGGAAAAACAGATGAAGTTCTTGACCTGCTGCAGCGGGAAACCGGGCTGATTCAACGCCTGAAGGAAGGGTACACCTTTGTCCATCGATCCCTGTGGGAGTATTTCACGGCCCTGGCGTTGCTGGAAAAGAAGCAGGAATTTGTCATCAGGCATGCAGCCAATCCGGATTGGGAGGAAGTAGTCAGGCTTTATGCCGGACTGCTGGTCCAGGATGATGACGTTAAAGCGCTGATTAACGGATTGTGGACGATAAACCGGCCACTTGCGCTGCGGGTAACCACGGAAGTCAAGGCGTCGGTTGATGAAATCATTCAGCCACTGATTGAACAAGAGCAGGGCAATCAGGGCAAGCTGCTGCTGATCGATTCTTTGGAGCAATCCCTCCCCCTGGTGTCTGAAGCCGAACGTCAAAACCTTGTGCAGGAAACGCTGCGCATCATGTTGTTGGAATGCGGTGAACGCGACTGCGAGGTGATCTATCGCGCCCAGATCCTGCTGACGAACATGGAGCTTAAACCCCTTGAACCCGGAGGCATACTCTATGAACTCCTTGATCTGGAACATGCCGCAGAGCGCCAGAGGGCATTTTTAAATGATCCGGCTAATTGCTTAGAATGGATAGGGGTGCAGGGCGGTACCTTCCTCATGGGGGATGATAACCATGGAGATAATGAACGACCGGCCCATCAGGTAAAAGTTGATAGCTTTCTTATGGCGAAACATCCGGTGACAAACCGCATGCTGGCAAATTTCCCCTTAGGAAAAAAGTATCCAAATTATGGAGGAGACAGTCACCCCGCTGTGAGCAACACTTGGTTTGAAGCCTATTATTGTGCCCTCTGGCTGAATGCACGCCTTCCTACAGAGGCTGAGTGGGAGTATGCAGCCAGGGGTGGGGAAAGTGCCAGGCGCCCCCAATATTATTTTGGCGACAACCCGGAAGATTTGACTAGCCATGCCTGGTTCGGCGAGGCCGATAAACCGCATGCCCATGCCGTAGATGAAGTCAATCCCCACGCCGGCGCGGAAAACCTCAATTCCCTTGGACTGGCTAACATGCATGGTAATGTTTATGAGTGGTGCGCTGATTGGTATGATGCGGATTACTATAAATCGAGTCCTAAAGAGGAACCGAAAGGTCCTGAGAAGGGCTCCTCCCGCGTGATGCGCGGTGGCAGTTGGACCAGCGTTGCGCAGAACTGCCGGTCGGCTAACCGGAGCAGCAACGCGCCTGACAACCGCTTCAACCGCGTTGGCATCCGCCTCACCAGGTCAGTGAACCCCTGA
- a CDS encoding HU family DNA-binding protein — MNKQELIDIVAKECEVSKACGEAAVNAVLNGIKNGVKKSKEVRLIGFGTFSVRARKARKGRNPQTGAVINIKASKAIKFTAGQDFKNAVNK, encoded by the coding sequence ATGAATAAACAGGAGTTGATTGACATTGTGGCAAAAGAGTGTGAAGTGTCGAAGGCTTGCGGCGAAGCCGCGGTGAATGCCGTGCTGAACGGCATCAAGAATGGCGTTAAGAAGAGCAAGGAAGTGCGCCTGATTGGCTTTGGCACCTTTTCGGTAAGAGCCAGAAAGGCACGGAAAGGACGCAATCCGCAAACAGGTGCGGTAATTAATATCAAAGCCAGCAAGGCGATAAAATTTACTGCCGGACAGGACTTTAAAAACGCAGTTAACAAATAA
- a CDS encoding IS66 family transposase, whose translation MTIENIDIDATLRKVEKLLSEEKGLSPAIRSMIELLVLVITLLVGRLNRNSRNSSKPPASDPNRTRKSRAKGERKAGGQEGHDGVTLKKVANPDKVEVIKVDRRKYPSGKYRLIGYESRQVFDMKISRVVTEYRAEIVEDAEGSRFVASFPEGVTKAVQYGPDLKAHAVYMSQYQLIPYKRIQEYFEEQMGIPLSEGSLYNFNKDAYESLEAFEGKTKEELVKSEVLQADETSINKNGDRYWLHSASNSLWTHFFPHERRGTEAMDSIGILPQFRGILCHDHLKAYYTYTRCTHALCNAHHLRELEGVWEEDKKQPWAKEMKALLEEINRAVKDAGGLLENGESEKYRQRYRGILQNAEAESPPPDETNRKGKRGRVKRTKARNLLERLREYEGDVLRFMDNKNVPFTNNLAENDIRMTKVQQKISGCFRSLDGAKIFCLIRSYLSTCRKQGVNLSQALRMVFRGKLPDFASS comes from the coding sequence TTGACGATAGAGAATATAGATATAGATGCAACGCTGCGGAAAGTAGAAAAGCTGCTTTCAGAGGAAAAAGGTCTGTCACCTGCCATAAGGTCAATGATAGAGTTGTTGGTGTTAGTGATAACGCTGCTGGTAGGACGTCTGAACCGGAACAGTCGCAACAGTAGTAAGCCGCCCGCAAGCGATCCGAATCGCACGAGAAAGAGCAGGGCGAAAGGAGAGAGGAAGGCAGGTGGGCAAGAGGGTCATGATGGAGTAACGCTGAAAAAGGTAGCCAATCCTGATAAGGTGGAAGTAATAAAAGTAGACCGGAGGAAGTATCCGAGCGGCAAATACAGGTTGATCGGTTATGAGTCGCGTCAGGTGTTTGATATGAAGATTTCAAGGGTGGTAACGGAGTATCGGGCAGAGATAGTTGAGGATGCGGAGGGAAGTAGGTTTGTAGCGTCATTTCCGGAAGGGGTGACAAAGGCAGTGCAGTATGGGCCGGATTTGAAAGCGCACGCAGTATATATGTCACAGTATCAATTGATACCCTATAAGAGGATCCAGGAGTATTTTGAGGAGCAGATGGGGATACCGCTGAGCGAAGGCTCTCTTTACAACTTTAACAAGGATGCCTATGAATCTCTGGAAGCCTTCGAGGGGAAAACCAAGGAAGAACTTGTCAAATCAGAGGTATTGCAGGCAGATGAAACGAGCATCAACAAGAACGGAGACAGGTATTGGCTGCATAGTGCATCCAATAGTTTGTGGACACACTTTTTCCCTCACGAAAGACGTGGGACGGAAGCGATGGATAGTATCGGGATACTGCCCCAGTTTCGGGGGATTCTTTGTCACGACCATTTGAAGGCGTATTACACCTACACCCGCTGTACACATGCGCTCTGTAATGCACACCACCTGAGGGAATTGGAGGGGGTGTGGGAAGAGGATAAGAAGCAACCGTGGGCGAAAGAGATGAAAGCCCTGCTCGAAGAGATAAACCGTGCGGTAAAGGATGCGGGGGGTTTGTTGGAAAACGGCGAGTCTGAGAAATACCGGCAAAGGTACCGGGGGATATTACAAAACGCAGAAGCTGAAAGCCCGCCCCCTGATGAAACGAACCGTAAGGGGAAAAGAGGGCGGGTAAAAAGGACAAAAGCACGGAATCTCCTGGAACGATTACGGGAGTATGAGGGTGATGTGCTCAGATTTATGGACAATAAAAACGTCCCCTTCACGAATAACCTGGCCGAAAACGATATCAGGATGACGAAGGTTCAGCAGAAGATATCGGGCTGTTTTCGTTCTCTGGACGGAGCGAAGATCTTCTGCCTCATCCGTAGTTATCTCTCGACTTGTCGAAAACAAGGGGTAAATTTAAGTCAGGCATTACGGATGGTATTTCGCGGCAAATTGCCTGATTTTGCCAGCTCGTAA